The sequence AGGATAAGAATGATCTTTGGTTTAGTGATTTAATGCAGGCATTGAGGGCTTGGTATCCAGACGTTACTGAGAAGGAGGTGTTGAGGGCCTTAATGAGGCTTGAGCTTAGTAGGTTGATAATAGTACAGAAGATTGTCAAGAAGGATAACGTAACGTACCATATAAGGGTTGTTAAAGAATGAGGGAAAGAGATAAAGGGTAATTTTTCATTAATTATTGGGTCATGTGAATGGGCGTTACTGAACTTGGCAAGTTAATACCAGATAGTATCAGGAAGACTGTGGACTTTGCACAATTATCAAACAAAATCATTGCGTTGGATGCCTATAATGCGCTCTATCAATTCCTGGCATCAATTAGACAACCAGATGGTACACTACTCATGGACTCCAGGGGTAGAGTGACGAGCCACTTAAGTGGGCTTCTTTACCGAACCATTAACCTCCTTGAAAATAGGATATGGCCCATCTACGTGTTTGACGGTAAACCACCTGAGGAAAAGACACTGGAGATAGTCAGAAGAAGGAGGGTTAGGGAGGAGGCCATGGATAAGTGGGCTAAACTACTTGAGGAGGGAAAGAAGGAGGAGGCAAGGAAGTATGCACAAAGAGCCTTATTCCTCACTGATGACATGGTTAATGATGCAAAAAAACTCCTCTCATTAATGGGACTACCCGTAGTACAAGCCGCGGCTGACGGCGAGGCGCAGGCAGCATTGATAGCTAAGGAGAATAAGGCATGGGCTGCCGGCAGTCAGGACTATGACTCACTATTGTTTGGCGCACCCAGGTTGGTTAGGAATCTAACCATAACTGGACGCAGGAAGCTACCAAATAAGGATGAATATATCGAGGTAAAGCCCGAAATCCTGGAGTTGAATGATGTGCTTAAGGCGTTGAAACTAAGGGATAGGACGCAATTAATAGACCTGGCAATACTGCTAGGTACTGACCTAAATCCAGACGGCATACCCGGTATTGGACCACAGAAGGCCCTTAAGTTAATTCAGGAGTTTGGAAGCCTCGAGAAGTTGATCCAGGGTCCTCTCAAGAATGTTCAATTTTCCATGGATCCCCTGAAAATACGCGACTACTTCCTAAACCCACCATACAACCCGAATTATACCATAGAGTTCAGGCAACCCAACGAAAAAGGAATCATTGAACTCCTCGTGTATGAACATGACTTCAACGAAGATAGAGTCAAAAATGCATTGGAGAGACTCAGAAAGGCAATGAGCAGGAGAAGAGAATCAACGTTGGACTCATTCTTTGGCTAAGGTACATTGGATGGGTTAAACTTAAAATAATCAAGGTCCCTATCCATGCTGGGTACTAACATGGAGCCGACATTGTCAGTAATTGGTTCAGCACTTAATTGGGTATCCGGCATCATATCATCAGCCATACAATTACTATATTCAATAATCAATTACATATTATCAAGGCCTGATAATTACATACCATTCCTATGGCCAATAATAAACTTCCTAAACCATGTACCCATAATAAACATAATAGTACACTTCATATTCTGGAGGCCAATATTCGACTTACTCTTTGTGCCCGGGCTGGTCTCAGTCCTGATAGCCCTAATCTTCATAATATGGTTCGAGAGAAAACTAACGGCCAAGGTTCAATGGAGGATCGGGCCACTTGAGGTATCGAGACCAATAGGTGGCCTCATCCAACCCTTCGCTGACTTGTTTAGATACATGTTTCAGGAATTCGTGGTGCCGCTACAGGCCGATAGGAATTACTTCATACATGCGCCAGCCATAGTATTCATACTATCGACACTACCTGTGTTCTTCATACCAATCGGCCCACAGACTGGTGGGATCTACGGCGTATACACAGGTTATGACGTATTAATTGCCTTGGCCTTAATAACACTATTCAATGTAGGCATAATACTAATCGGCTGGGCCAGTAATGATAGGTTCACCTATATAGGCACCGTGAGGGAGGCGCTACTGTACACTGGTTATGAGGCTGTGCTCATTTTATCAGTGGTCGCAATACTGCTCATATACGGAACCGCTGACCCATTTAAGATAGTAAACTGGCAGGTAATGCACCTACCCGGCATAATAGTAAACCCACTGGCGTTCCTGGGCTTCCTAATAGCCACGCTAATGGCGACCTCAAGGTTCCCCTTCGAAATACCTGAGGCCGACACGGAAATAGTCCTAGGCCCATACACTGAATATAGTGGCATTGTGTATGGCTTGGTAATGACCATGAGCTATGAAAAACTATATGTAATGAGCCTACTAATGGTTCTATTGTTCCTAAATGGATGGGCTGGGCCGCCAATACCATATTTTGGGGCCTTGTCATACGCAATATGGTTTGGCATAAAAACATACATAGTAATGATGATTATGGTATTCACGAGATCCGTATATGGTAGATACAGGCCCGATCAAGCCCTGAAAATGAGCTGGACATCATTGC is a genomic window of Vulcanisaeta souniana JCM 11219 containing:
- the fen gene encoding flap endonuclease-1, which gives rise to MGVTELGKLIPDSIRKTVDFAQLSNKIIALDAYNALYQFLASIRQPDGTLLMDSRGRVTSHLSGLLYRTINLLENRIWPIYVFDGKPPEEKTLEIVRRRRVREEAMDKWAKLLEEGKKEEARKYAQRALFLTDDMVNDAKKLLSLMGLPVVQAAADGEAQAALIAKENKAWAAGSQDYDSLLFGAPRLVRNLTITGRRKLPNKDEYIEVKPEILELNDVLKALKLRDRTQLIDLAILLGTDLNPDGIPGIGPQKALKLIQEFGSLEKLIQGPLKNVQFSMDPLKIRDYFLNPPYNPNYTIEFRQPNEKGIIELLVYEHDFNEDRVKNALERLRKAMSRRRESTLDSFFG
- the nuoH gene encoding NADH-quinone oxidoreductase subunit NuoH, which encodes MEPTLSVIGSALNWVSGIISSAIQLLYSIINYILSRPDNYIPFLWPIINFLNHVPIINIIVHFIFWRPIFDLLFVPGLVSVLIALIFIIWFERKLTAKVQWRIGPLEVSRPIGGLIQPFADLFRYMFQEFVVPLQADRNYFIHAPAIVFILSTLPVFFIPIGPQTGGIYGVYTGYDVLIALALITLFNVGIILIGWASNDRFTYIGTVREALLYTGYEAVLILSVVAILLIYGTADPFKIVNWQVMHLPGIIVNPLAFLGFLIATLMATSRFPFEIPEADTEIVLGPYTEYSGIVYGLVMTMSYEKLYVMSLLMVLLFLNGWAGPPIPYFGALSYAIWFGIKTYIVMMIMVFTRSVYGRYRPDQALKMSWTSLLGLVTAALILSLIIKLL